One window of the Pan troglodytes isolate AG18354 chromosome 12, NHGRI_mPanTro3-v2.0_pri, whole genome shotgun sequence genome contains the following:
- the LOC107973470 gene encoding embryonic stem cell-related gene protein-like codes for MDETGNHHSRDMHEIWCRDSDWGTSLGRSIPCPPAFCSMRKIHLRPQVLRPTSPRNISPISNPKRRGNNTFGFGTGFEMRIEFRAALII; via the exons atggatgaaactggaaatcatcattctcg ggacatgcatgaaatttggtgccgtgactcggattgggggacctcccttgggagatcaatcccctgtcctcctgctttttgctccatgagaaagatccacctacgacctcaggtcctcagacccaccagcccaagaaacatctcaccaatttcaaatccg aaaagaagaggaaataatacATTTGGTTTTGGAACAGGATTTGAGATGAGAATTGAGTTCAGAGCTGCGCTAATCATCTGA